The Vigna radiata var. radiata cultivar VC1973A chromosome 6, Vradiata_ver6, whole genome shotgun sequence DNA segment ATTTTGCAACTTGATTCTGGATATGACTTTCTTGATCCCGAGATAGTATCGTGCACAAAGTTGAGTGATGTTTACTCCGTCCAGTGGGATGTAGAGGATATGGAGAACACCGTGTTTGCGGAATGGACCAGCCCCAATTGCAGTTCCTGTGAAGCACAAGGAAGTAAATGTAGATACAAGAATGGTACCGAAAGTGAAATTGAATGTTTTGTTTGCCCCACAAACGGGCTTCCAACATCAACTATTGTACTTATCGCAGCAGGTATGTGCGGTATCCTTGTTTCCCcgttttctttctctgtttGTGGTTCTTTGTAAGGTGTCTAACAGAAGATACACCCACAGGGGGAATAGGTGGTTTCTTTCTTGTGCTGCTTTTGGCCAAGGCTTTGTTTCATGTGCATGACCATTATAAGATGAAAGGAGAAGACCAAGCTCGTATAGAGAAATTCTTGGAGGATTACAAGGCAATGAAGCCTACCAGATTCACTTACGCTGACATTAAGAGAATCACAAATGGGTTTAGTGAGAGTTTGGGAGAAGGAGCTCATGGAGCAGTGTTCAAGGGAATGCTCTCCCGTGATATTCTCGTTGCTGTCAAGATACTCAATGACGCTGTTGGAGATGGAAAGGATTTCATAAACGAAGTGGGAACAATGGGCAAAATTCATCATGTTAATGTTGTTCGCTTGCTTGGATTCTGTGCTGATGGATTCCACCGTGCTCTTGTCTATGATTTCTTCCCAAATGGATCACTGCAGAGATTCTTAGCTCCACCCGACAACAAGGATGTTTTCCTTGGTTGGGAGAAGTTGCAACAAATTGCTCTTGGTGTTGCCAAAGGGATTGAGTATCTCCATCTGGGCTGTGATCATAGAATACTTCACTTTGACATCAATCCTCACAATGTTTTGTTAGATGATCACTTCAATCCAAAGATCACTGATTTTGGACTTGCTAAATTGTGTCCTAAAAATCAAAGTACTGTGTCTGTGACTGCAGCCAGGGGAACCTTAGGCTACATTGCCCCTGAAGTTTTCTCAAGAAACTTTGGTAATGTCTCTTATAAGTCTGACATTTACAGCTATGGAATGTTGCTTCTGGAGATGGTAGGAGGAAGAAAGAATACAAATATGTCAGTGGAGGAAAGTTTCCAAGTTCTGTACCCTGAGTGGATCCATAATTTGGTGGAAGCACGAGACGTGGAAGTTACACTTGAGGAGGAGGGAGATGCTAAAATTGCAAGGAAACTTGCCATTATGGGACTTTGGTGTATTCAGTGGAACCCAGTGGACCGTCCATCCATGAAAACTGTGGTACAAATGCTTGAAGGAGATGGAGACAAGTTAATTCCACCCCCTACTCCTTTTGATAAGACCGGTTCCTCAAGAACAAATGCAGCTGTTCAAACAAGACACCAGAATTTCGAGTTGGAAATTATTCATGAAATGGAAGAGTAAATATAGTCTCACTTTTCCATCAAATGTAATTCGTACTTTAAAGAAGTTGTAACACAATAAGCCATTTCCCTTTTTAAGGTTTCTAATCTGCTTTTTTATTGATTCTCATGCTTCTGCTATTATactaatacaattttaattttgggttttggtCCCAATAGATGATAGTCTAGAAGGGCTGGCTGAATTGCAACACAAGATGTTTTCTTTCTCTACTTAAACTTCTTGTAGTTGTGTTCAAATTCCACCTCTGGCCATTAATATTATTCTCAGCCAATGCATTTTAGGCCCTTTCTTTATGGTGGATGATGCTGCATTTGGTGCAACTTGTGGGGTTTTTATGGCATGGAAGACAAGTTCCAGCAACAAGAGAATTTCAACATTCAAAatgcacaaaaaaaatatataatcacaAAAAGATGGGAAGTATCTTTTGGTACGCTCAAAATGATAGCCTGTTAAGAAGTTAAAAGTATATGAGGGGAGGAAATTAAAGGTGGGAAAGGAGGATAGTTTGTTAGTAGAGAGAAAGTATAAATAAGAAACagaatagagagagaaagggattATCAGATATTTTCCATTTGGGTATAAGCTGGACTTTTTTCAGTGGAGAAAGAGATGCTTCCTTGACACGTATAATTGTACTTCTCTTTATATACATTACAGATTCAATAATGTACATACACATAGTTTCATCTTTTGTTGTTTCGAGTGTTATTGTGAGAAGAGTGTTTTGTTTGGTCTCCTGAACAAAGGAACCAGATCAAGTTGATGGACAATTGCCAAGAGAATTTGTTTAAGAGATATTAGGACATTGActatatgaaaatattgatgTTGTTAAAAACCGAGTTAGATggtagaaaaatgaaaaataatgttgaatGTTTTTGAAGAGGAGTAATTGTAACAGTGATAACAGAGAACGCCAAGGAAAGAGTGATAACAGAGAAAAGAGCAAGAATAGTATAATCGGTGTAAAGCAAAAATTTGTAATAGTATTATTTACTGGAAAGGGGTTTCTTACAAGAAAAGAGGTACTGCTATGGAGGCAGCAATAATTATAGAGCTATAAGACGAAAAATCCAAAAACATAATTGATTTCCTAAAGAGAGAAGACAGAGCAACTTCAACCCTAAAAAAAGCTTCTCCCCCGCCAACCATTGTGACCTATAAGCTAACAACCTGTCCATAGTCCTTAAGTTGTACGTACGTTAGTTATTTTGGGCCGTGGGCTTTTCCATATTTTCCCCTCATTTGCATCATCTATGACGTGACTATTATTATTTGTCCCCATATTCTCCTCATTTGTCTTTTTGTAATTGGTTTCATTAGATTTCTTCCCTCGTTAAAAACAACCTTTTCCCTCAAGGTTGAAGTCTGGAAAAGCATGTTGTAATGCAATGTGATCCTCCCAAGTGGCTTGAATGTTATCTAATCCCTCCCATCAGACTAAATTTTGTTGAATCTGCTTAGTGCCCTGATAATCATCCTAGATTGAAAATAGCAGCTGGTTGGATTA contains these protein-coding regions:
- the LOC106763011 gene encoding rust resistance kinase Lr10-like, whose product is MLNFQNLALLLTLLLLLWKPAICKNGCSEKCGPIHIQFPFHLKNSKLNHTMGYPRGFDLLCTDSDKTVLDLPSVPIKLYVRRIDYKSQEIQLYDPQNCLPRQLMKLGNSSISPFKFLSYQDRNVSFFRCNSMSCPILQLDSGYDFLDPEIVSCTKLSDVYSVQWDVEDMENTVFAEWTSPNCSSCEAQGSKCRYKNGTESEIECFVCPTNGLPTSTIVLIAAGGIGGFFLVLLLAKALFHVHDHYKMKGEDQARIEKFLEDYKAMKPTRFTYADIKRITNGFSESLGEGAHGAVFKGMLSRDILVAVKILNDAVGDGKDFINEVGTMGKIHHVNVVRLLGFCADGFHRALVYDFFPNGSLQRFLAPPDNKDVFLGWEKLQQIALGVAKGIEYLHLGCDHRILHFDINPHNVLLDDHFNPKITDFGLAKLCPKNQSTVSVTAARGTLGYIAPEVFSRNFGNVSYKSDIYSYGMLLLEMVGGRKNTNMSVEESFQVLYPEWIHNLVEARDVEVTLEEEGDAKIARKLAIMGLWCIQWNPVDRPSMKTVVQMLEGDGDKLIPPPTPFDKTGSSRTNAAVQTRHQNFELEIIHEMEE